CAGTAAATAAGTTTCTTGTTGGCAGCTGTGTTAATGTACTCTGGGTCTTATGGGAAGTGATGAAGGGAGAAACAGATCAACCGATGGTTCAAAATGTTTTGGGCATAACCCCCGAAAAAGTCTGAAACCAAATCTCATCTGTTTGTTCCCACCGAATGTATGCACCCTGCTAACTTTCTGTGCTGGTGACAGTAAGCCCAACAAGCAGACACTGGCAGTAATAGAAAccttaaattaataaaatgagaCAAAGGGAAGTGAGTCCTTTGAACTCCATAAGGTAACGCTAGTGATATCTTGTCTCAGGGAAATTGGAGCACTGCTGTATACTTTATGAATCAGATCCTATGCTGGgttaaatgtttgtttattcttGGAGGTGTGTTCAATACCaattctttctttataaataaatgaaacagttCTCTGGATTGCCAGTAAATCGGTATGAATTTTGCCTTAGAGCAAACAATGAAAGTAATTATTAGGAAAGTACATTTGTGCCCACATCAAGATTTATCTTGCCCCAAACCTTGTCCTATTTAGTCTCCAAACACTGGACCACCCGAGCACCTTGGCCAGAGACCCGGCTCCACACACTGGTGCCTTGGCTGACTACCAGCCCCAGCAAActgcaaaggcaggagaaagTGCAAGCCCAGGAACAGGAGCACAGTTGTGCTGGTGAGCAGCTCTAGCTTGTAATCGCCTTGGGACAACTTTGTCTCATTAAGATGTGAGCCATATTACAGAACAGTTGGTGCCagttgtcattttttaaaaatgattgtGCAAGGCTTTACATCAAGAGCGGGAAATGGGTGTTTGAGGAGGTAGCGGTTGTGTTTAGGTGTTTGCAGAGGTCTGGTTCACTGAGCATGGGCTCACAGGAGAAATACCTCTTGTCCTGTCTTCCATCTGCCCTACCCCATGGTCCCAAAGTCCTAAGCACAACCTCCTAGCAGCATCGCGTCTCTCCTGAGCTCTCCTTCCCTGTGCTTGCCCGGCTTTCTGCCCAGTGTCCTTCCCCATGCTCAGCTCCCCTGGGCAGgccagccagccccactgccccctcTGCCTTGGCCTGGGGGTTTTCTAGTCCTCGGGTTCCCGCTTCCTGGTGTGGGGAGCACAGCGAGCCCCTGCCGGCACAGCACATGGGGTGCCACCAGGTTATGTTTTGCCCTGGGATGGCGAGCAGCTGCCAGCAAGTGAGCTCACTGCTTGGCACCTTCATGGGGAGACATGCCTTcagcctgtgctctgcctgcctggatCGCTAGCCCTTTACAGCCTTCCACATCAGCTTACAGAACTGAGTGAATAAGACTTTTGATCCTCCCTGGCCTTAGGCCATACAGGGCTGCAAATGGCAAATGATAAATCCTTTTGCAGCTCTCTTGCCACTGTGCCTTTCTGGCCTGGTACCAACCCCCCTCCTCCCAGTCCTCAGCGTTACTTAATTTGCTTTACTTGGTGTACTACCACATGGCTGGAAGCAAGCATCCCTGGGGCTGGTCTGGACCCCTTGGAAAACCAACTGTCAGCTCAgagaacagctctgctgggtgaAGTTATGGATGTTGCTGAGAAAACTCCAATAAGTCAAACCTTCCCAACCAGTTACTGCAGGAGACTGTTGGATTTCATGCCATACTTTCCCATTTTGATACTTGAATATGGAAACTAAATTCCTGTGCTTTCTGCTCTCTGAGCTGGACAGCGCTAGCTTTACAGCAGTGGGATCGATTGCACTTTGCCAGGCACactccagctttcttgttgtCTCCTTAGTGAAGCAGCCAGGCAACCGCTGTGACTCATGCTAGCTGATGAAATTCAAGTGGTGTCTAAAAACCGCAGGCTCATTATTCACTGTTATGCGTGACCATGTGTGGTAGAGAAGGAGGTAACTTTTGAAGGGGCATGAAAGGAgcttaaattaaatgtttcccATCCTTTGTTCTTGTTTCGCATAATCCACATAAAGAGGAGGAggtcccatcccatcctgttTTGCACCACCTTCCATAGCTTCTTCTTGGCTGGAAAGCAAGAGCCCCATGGCTCTGATGGGTGCGGTAGGGGGGGAATCCTTCCCCAGGGGTGACTGTGGCTCTTACGTCAGCTTGGTCACCCTGTCCCTTGCTTTACATGAGTGGGGAGGtaggaaagaggagagagaagggaaggaagacaCAGTGGCCACCTCTGTAGTTTATGCAGCGGTTTGTGTTAAACCCAAGACACAGCAGTGGTGGAGATTGCTTTAAAATCGTAGAGGAGTCAGTAATCCCCAGTTGACGACTGAAAAGTGGATGACTGATGATTCTGTGAAATGGGTCTCAGGTCCCATTTCAGTAGCAATAAGCACGGGAAGGGGAACGCACTGTCCCTCCAGCGTTAGGGACTGTCTGCAGAAACTGTCCAGCCTTGCACTGCAACACCTCCAGCTGTAATGAGCTTCAAGGGGTGACCTAAAACCTCAGTGCACCGACCTCGTTGAACAAAGCTGTAAGATGTGGCTTTAGCACCATCTATGAGCTCCTACAAGGCATTAACAACCCCAATAAGAAAAACTAATGTTTTTCATATCAAAGAGACTTGTAGAGGAAGGGGTCACCAGATACAAATGGAAGCTGATGGTATGGAAACTTACTGGTGAGGAGAGTCAGTCCCTCAAGTAAATAATCTCAGGAATTGAATTGTTTCAATCTTTATTTCAAGACAAGTGCAtctacatgtatatatgtaggTCAGTCTAGTTCAGCCTGAAAAGTGCAGACGAATCAGTGTGTGAAATGCCCTCTCCTGCTCTAAACAAGAAGAAAGGGCGCACCCTTCCAAGGTACAAATCCATTCCCATTGCTTAAGCTTAATCTTTCTTGCTGTCCTGCGCACCTGTCCACACCACTGACACGGCCAGCCCTGCACATCAGgaagccccagccctgcacaccCTTGGGGAGAACTGAAACTCAAGCTgagctgtaaaaaaaagaaagtatgtaAAAATTTCATATAGTTTTCATACCAGTGAAAATGTCTGCTGAAACACAGTGAATGTATAAAtcacccccccatccccaaggGACACTACATGCCCAGCGGTTACAAAGGGAAGTTTTATTAGCTTTTAGGAAGCTGATTGTCACTTCAACAGGGGAGGATGACAATCCCCAGCTTGGGGGCAGGGTGCAGCTGCCTTCTGTCCCGATGGCACGTAGAGCAGCCAGAGGTGAAAGCACAAAATGCCCcttgcagctggggaggagcatCCTGTGGATGCAAGTCAGCCCACAGCTTCTCGGTCCTGAGATGAGAAAAAGGTGCTTCTGGGCACTGCAAGAATAACTGCTTCAGCTAATGAGTTTTCCCCTGAGCCTGTGGCCCTGCCCCAGGTTGGGAAGTTCATAAAATCCACCAACAATATTGTAAAGCGTATGGAAAAGCTCACCAAGGCCTGGAAGATTTCCTTAACTGCCTTTGGCACCTGAGCCCACCGGAGTGCTCAGCCAGGAGCAGGTCAGGCCAGCAGCTGAGGTGGGCAGCAGCGTGGTGCCTGTGTAGCAGGAACACCCTGGAGCACTGGGAGCATCTGCAAAGAGGAGCTTAGTGCCAACAGCACGAAGTCTGAACCCTTCCCAGTGTCTCTAAGAAATATGAAGTAACATTCTTATGCCTATagtataaatacataaataatctTAACAAAAGACTTTGCAGTGTACAGCCAGGTAGTCAATTAGTTCTTGAAATCTGCCCCACTTGAACCAAAAATACAGTTCACGCGCTGCCTGCAAgtgtgggcagggctgggcttgTCCACAGCAGCCACGTGCTGTAATGAGAAGAGGGACCAGGATCGCTGAGAGCAGCCTGACttcagcaggagccaggcagggtgCCCATGGGTACACAGGCGCGTCGTGGAGGTGGTGCCTGTGAATCTCTGGTGGTGCATACCTGTATGACAAGGTCTACTGCGAGGCTCAGGGGAACCGTCTGAGTCCTCCCAGAGGGAAGGATGCACAGACCTGCAGGTTTCACTTGGTTCATTAGAGGGAACCCACCAAATCCGGAGTGTTCATGGTTTTCCAAACTTTTATGTGCCTGGATCACTTTTGGGTCAAGccagtctgtgtgtgtgtgcttgaaGGAGATTCTCCTTCAACTTAACACCTCCAAGAGCCGGTATCAGTATGTAAATGTCCCAGAAGATACTCCCTTGGCTCAGGCTTCAGTAGTCTGCAGATAGCTGGAAGAGCCAGTGCACCTCCACTCTTAAAAGCTGCTCCTAAAAACCTCACAGTCACTGCAGGGCCTATGTGTCTGCTGTCTAGTGCAATCCCGTCAGCTTCTTTCAAAAGACCACCTTCCTCTTGTGGCCTTTACCTGTCAGAAAGCATTTACCTGGACCACTGCAAAGGCACCCCCTGCCACCTCTTCCCTGTCTCCTGCCTCGCCAGGCAAAGGGCTGTTGAGCAGATCtgttctcctccttctccaaaTGGCTTCAAGACACTTGAGGCACCTTCCTGATTTACCAGACTTCTATTTTAGCAAATATACAGTGTATTTGTACTATATACAGATACTGTCAAGTAAACAGAGAAACCCAGAGGGCCTCTGCACATGAGCTAAGCTTAGGTGACTGTCTTtggctttcatttctgttctccACACATCCCTTTCTCCAGTGGTAGAAAGATCAATCCTAGGTAGCAGAACAGCTGCACGGCGCTCCAAAGAGATGAACATGGCATGCACTACGTAAAGCCCGTTTGCACTGTAGTTTCTCTGCACTCCAGCTGAGGCAAATGCCCGCAGGCAAATGGATGGGTAGGAAAGGCTGTACTTTACACGTTACATCTAATACGTCATCTTCTACAGCGGGCAAGTGAAGGGAGTTAATAACAAAAAGCTAAACGACAAATCCTTGATGGTGGCGTCAGAGTTGGTCAACAGGGTGATGTTATCTTCATCAAACAAGTAGAGCACTGTGGTGAGGTTTACTGGAGTGTCTCTGTCCTGGAAAGGTTGCTCCCAAAGGGCCAAGCTGGTCGCCTTACCTGTCTTCTGCAGTGTCAGCTTCAGCAAGTCCTCCTCTTCCAGGTCAGAGAAAAAGATATAGCCTTTCAAGGACACGAGGTAGAGGCCATCACAGGTGATCATGATGGAACCATTTCTGATCTGAATAGAGCCTAGTTCAGCAGTGAGGTTCATGGCTACTCCTTTCACGCTTTTACCTGGAATGGAAAAAGCGAAGATGATTCCATGATGACAAGTGTCATCTTGGAAATGGGCTGTTTTATATGAACTGACTTCAGGAACGGGGggaaaatacaggaaaggaagagagtgAACTAGAGAATAGGGCAGACCAGAGCTAGAATATCATCTACTCTAGACAGTCATCATCTACAATAGAAGTTTCCAAGTCCCTGCTCCTGAGCAAGCTGTGCCTTTTGGACTACAACTCCAGTTTGTATGAATTATTCCTCCAAGTTTCTATTTATGCACTATATATTtactgtctgtctgtctgtcttaaaATACAGACATGTAAGTAAAGCATCTCTGTGGGTTTAGGAAGCATTGGTTcctagaaaaaacagaaaataaagacaataagtaagaggaaaaatgtgcagagctggaaggaagTGAAAAAGTGCTTTCAGTGAACATGCTGCTAACGTGAGTCCTTGCCCTTgggtttggttgtgggttttttttaatagaagacaGGGTAAAAAAACAGTGTAgagacagaaatggaagaaacaaattaaTACAGATCAGAGTCAGGAGAAGTTAAACCAGAACTTATCATGAAAGGTTTTCTCTTGGAATGAGCAGTAACAgttcccagggctgtgctgggaatgTTCCCCTGCTGTGTTCCTGGGGTTTTGGCACACCAGCTGAAACCTCTTGGACCCAGAAGGTAGGAAGCACAGCCTCTCTGGCCTGAGGCCAAATTTCTCAAAGCTTCTTCTCTAAGAACATAGGCTTCTATTAGGTTAGGTTCATTGTTACTTTACAATattaactgaaattaaaaccaaattaaaaattttagtATTTGCTTCTATAGTTGAGGTATGTCATTGGTCAGCATGCAGAGCACTGCTATTTCTGCTGCCGTGCATACACTTGTTCGCTCTTCCCCAGgaaatcatttacatttttcataaatcAGGAAATCATTGACTTGTTTCAGAAATACCCCAAGAGCACATCGCATGTACTCAGTAAACtctcaaaaatacttttcttgttctttcacAGAGTGAAAGCTTGTTTTAGTAGATAGGTAAGGATTGCAGAAATCTGTGTGGATTTTCaggtttcttctgctttgggaatcccttttgtttggttttggccCCTTACAGCACTGGGTCAGGTTTGGCCCCTCTCTCCCAAGACAGCTCTCCTGGCACCTTCCTCCATCAGAAGAAATAGCCATTGCTGTGAcaaaaagcacttaaaaaccTCTGGTGTTTTAGGGACCACTGGCCACCATGGCACACTGCGGGGACCATGCGTgggtgcagagcagagcagggagctgggagccctcccaggggcggggggagccctCTGGGGGAACTGCAGTACTGGGGGGTTGCAACCTAAGGAAGCTGGAGCTGCCACCCGGGTACCAGGGAAGTGTTCCAGGGGTATGGGCATCCCTAGAGCCCCCACAGGACATGCTCTGGGCAGCTGGGAGCCGTCCAGTAACCGAGGCAGtgctccagcagagccaggagctcTCCTGAGGGTTGTTGtaggggagggggcagcggcGGTTCCGGTAGCGGCTGCTGTACAGGGGCAGCATGGCAGGTGTACCAGTGCTCGTTGGGGGCCGGGGGCAGCATTGAAGGGCCTGGTGAGCCCTGCCTGGGTGCCCCCTGCCCTAATGTCCACCCACCTGTGTATCGGATGTGGGTCCACTGCACTATGTCACTCTGAggctgaaaggaaagaagagaaatccTTGTTAACACACCAGGAGGGTCCCTTCCCGCTGCACTATTGCTTTCGTTTCCAAGCCAGGACTGTATCTCCAAAAGCATCACAGACAGCCTCAGCTGGCACGACTGCTACTAGCCAGCTACGCTTTACTTGCTTTTATATGTGCACTCACAACCCAGAAGGCCAACCGTATCCGGGGCTGCATCACAAGCAGCgtgaccagcaggtcgaggCAGGTGACTCTCCCTCTCCACTCCGCTGTCCTGAGTCCCCACTCGGAGCGCTGTGCCCAGCTCgggggcccccaacataaggaggacatggacctgttggagcaagtccacaggagggccatgaagatgctcagaggggctggagcacctcttctatGGAGACAGGCTAAGagggttggggttgttcagcctggagaagagaaggctccggggagacctttgagcagcctgccagtacctaaagagGCCGAcaggaaagatggagagagacattttacaagggcatgtagtgataggacaaggggaagTGACTTTAAACTGAGAGAGGGTCGATCTAGATTAGatctaaggaagaaattctttactatgagAGCTgtgaggcactggcagaggttgcccagagcagctgtgggtgccccatccctggaactGTTCAAGGCCAagttggacggggcttggagcagcctggtctggtgggaggggtccctgcccatggcaggggattTGGAAttggatgatctttaaggtcctttccaacccaaaccattctgtgattctttatCATTATTATAAAATACAGTGGTTCTATTATAAAATAGAGTGGTTCCTAGCCAGTCTGACTTCCagcccagtgctgagccctgcagaaCACACCAGGCAGTGTTGGTCCTGTTTAGAAAAACACCCTGGTAAATGTAATTGAGTCAGACCAAACATTGAGGAAGGACCTTGGGGTGTAGAGGCTCTTCTGCCTGACCCCCCTGAGTCTGACTTACAGCCAGGGGTGCCAGTTTGCAGAGCTGGGACCCAGACATGTCCCCGTTGTCTCACCCTCCTCTTGCATGGTACTAAGAGGTGGCTCTGGCCTTACGGTTCCCTCTACTTTGGATCTTTTACAGGCTGTTACTAGATGTGTGTCTCTGTGGCTCCCGTAGAAGTGCATTAAGACATGTTTAAAATCGATTTGCATTTTATGAGTGTAACAGAAAAACTGAACGCAAATACAGAAGCATGTATCTTACTGATCAGAGACACAAAACACCAAGCTTCTGTATAGATCTGAGCTTTGCATCAAACTCATCTCTCATCTTAACCACAGAAGGCCCAAATCTACAGTCTCCACACAACCGCAAGTCCTCAGTGTTTTGCTAGCTTAAAGAATGAAAGGTTAGGCTTGCTGCTCCATGCTCTTCTCTTTCCTAAGGGAAAAGGTGGGATGGTGGGATGTGCGTTGGCCTGACTTTCATGTATTTGACCTCATGTGTTTGTTACAGGAACAGAGCAGCCCCTTCACTGAGCACAGGGAAGGTTCTGGTAGCAGCGCAGAGTGAGCGGAGACATGCCCATCTGCCGGTTCTGTGCTGGGCGCTGGTAAAGGCAAGCGGCAGGGGAAGGAagctggagccaggctgctgtgtgCTGGAGGGTGAGGTGGGTCCTGGTGGTGGGGAAGGTCCGCTCTGACACCCTCTAGTGCTGCACAGCTGATACTCTGCCCCTTCCTCCACTGGCAAGGCTGGGTTCAGCTACCAAATACAAGCTTTTATTGCGCACTGGCTCCGGTGGAACTATCTCCCCCAGCATTACTGATCCTATCCACCGCCTCAGCAGCTTGAGTCTTACACTTACTCTTTTTCTAGGCACCCAAGTGCACGAGCGTTTCACTCTGGTTCAGGCAGCTGGGATTTCCAGGTGGTTTCCCAACAAGATAATAGCAAAGCACAGAACCACTGGGCTTCTGAGGACAAACACCATCCACTGCAACCTGTCTGATCTGGCCACTGGTGGACAGGATATATCAAACACAGACAGGTTGGGTGACAAACTTGTAGCAATAGTAGGAATGTCAGCCCTGTTGTCACTAATGCACGTTACCTGTATTACGTGTCTCTGACAGTTACTGCACaatctcaaagcactttgcaatTATCTAGTAGTATGTTCTGCTGAGAACATCTCTGTAGGACTGGAAGGACGTCCACAAGCTAATAACAAAGTTAGTCACTCTTCTTTCTGTGTTCTGCCTTCTAATGGTATGTGGGAAAGGATGCCAGGAGAGCTGAGGGCACAGAGGTGCTTCTTACCAACTGCTTCAGATTTCCCTGTATCATTTACAGAGTTTCCACATCATTTTCACCTGTTCTGGTTCCCCAGACATGAGACTGCCTCTTGTCTGGGACATTGTGTCTGTGCCACGTGGCAGAAGTTTCAGGAATAGGTTTGTACTGCACAAAGCACAAATCTCAGGGGACTGTAGCAATACACACTGGTTGTGAGGACTGCTGCAATCATGTACCCGACTCCCTGTGTCATACGGATTGCAGACAACTGTGCACTGGAAGAGCGTTGTACCTTCTCCACACCAGGTGGTCTTAGGATTATGGCCATATCTTCCTTATTGACATTAAACCTCTGCATGACTACTCTTCCTACACCTTTTTCTGCCCTGTTCAAGCAAAACCAACCTATAACAGATCACTAGAAACCTTTAAATTCCCAACAGCTGCTCAAGGCTTTTACCTCCCATGCATTCACCATCGGGGGGTTTCACACCCCCGATCACACCTGTGAGTGGCTTGCCCATGGCCTGATTCCAGCTGGTGTGGCCAGAAGAGGTAATTCCAGCAGAGGCGGGAATTCACAAGCCTTGCAGATGTGAAAGCAGGCTATCACtgccttgtatttttttaacttgctcATTTGGAAATCACAGCTGAGGTTTGCTCTCCAGGTGGCACCATGGCAGAAACCAGATCACTCTCCCTTTTTATTAACCATGGTCTAAGCTGCAGACACTGACCTTCCTGAGCATGTGCCGTAACATTGTTTGAGCTATGTTTTCACAGAAGAGTCCAAGGGCTTTTTTTAGGAGCTGTGAGAACAATGGAAAGTAATCAAATACGGTCTTGCtatgaaaaaacacagctgctgtCTTGCTATCAAAGTTAGTGTAGCACTTTCCAGCCCTGGAGAGCAGGAGACACTCTTCCCAAGAAGAAGGGCAGcctctcagctgctccccaaGACCAGCGTTCCCAGCCTGCCACTcaggtgctgctgtgccccTGCTTCCCTACATCTCCCTAAACTGCCCCAAGAGTCAAGTCAGGTTAGTACTGCTGCCTTTTTTGTAGACATTTCTGTGGTGGGTTCCTGGGCTCGCACTGAGCCCTGGCATTCCAGTGCGATGAGATGCCCGTGTGCAGCCCATGAGACCACTCCTGCACAGCGTGGTGCAGTCAGAACAGCACACCATGCTTATCTgcttaaaataacagaaacacatTCCGAGCCTGCAGTTAGCAAGTGTTTAAACCAAAAAGGTTCTCTTGGTGACTCCTGGGTCCTGGACTTATCTGCAGCAGTTGCTGCTCCTTGAGCACCCTGTTTCAGTTGTTTCTGTTGAGGAAGGGAAACTCCAGGCATGTACCGtatcccctccccagctgctgctctcttgGGTTTGTAAGGCTCACAGGCAGCAGCGCCAGCCCCTGCCACCTTCCTCTGGAGGAGGATTTGAGTTAACGTTTTTACAGAAGGGAGACATACTGAGAGCTGAGGAGTCACAACCAGACTGTGACCCAGGAGAGGCTTCTGCATCCTGAGCAGTGTGATATCTTGCCCTTCTCCATTGGCTTCCAGTACAACTCCTTTCTCCCAAAGTagtggaaggagaagaggaCTGAATTGAAAGAAAAGTGTTATCTTTCACTGTTACCAGGCTCGTCATTCTGCAGTTTAATAACCACTGTGAGACTCAGGTCAGTGAAACTTGCACAGGGCACAAGGGTTTTTGTTAAACAGCAGGGGACACAGAGCATGAGGCCATCCCTCCCTTGCACGGTTACATGCCTGCTTGCTTCTCTGCCAAGTCTAAGTAAGTGGGAGGAAAGAATGAACTCTGATATGAAGAACAACACACTTTAAAGTGGTACATAGTTCCTGGAGAAGATGTAGGAGGAGAAGTAGCTAGTGCAGAAGAGACACTGAAATCGCAGTGAAAGGTTGTTGACAATCCACCAGCCTGAAAACATGAGAAAGAGCCAAACATATTTGCTGTGAATTTTGCTACGGTATTTTGAGTTTCAAGAGtctttgttatttatattttttgcagTGGTGTTAAATGTACACGAAACTCTCTCTGGCCACATcagcctttctctctctcatatACACACCCACAGGCAATGTCCTCTGCAGATATAGATGACTACTCCTAAAGCCCAGTATGTGTGCAGGCTGAGAGCCCTGAGTTTCAGAGCTGTCACAAGCTAGCTTGCTTTCTCACATATCTACCTGCACATATAGTAGTACTTCTAAAAAGTACAGGAGATGTATATGAGCAACCCGGGTTCTGATTCCTCCACATGCACTTGTTGAAAGCAAACATCGACCCAGATGATCCTATTtaattaaatggaaatacaCACGAGTCAATGCAagcaggggagggagcaggagggaggtaGGCCTCCCTCCCCCACGGGCCAGTGCAAAGGCCATTCTTGGAACCATTCCCCTCTAGACAACCTGCCCCCATACCACGCACTGGGCAATAGTAGATGTTGTTTTGAGGACACgcaatgtaaaaaaatgaattaaagtcattaaggaaagattaaaaatttgTGGTTTGAATGGGGATAAAtctaaatgcttttttctttcttaaaaagaaatatcaaataAACCCTACACAAAGCTTTACAGGCCAACAGACAATGGGTTGAACATTAGCTCTTACCGTTGAAGTTTGCAGAGAATCTATACCAAGGTAAATCAAGCAGGCAAGCAGTAATATCCACTGAGCAGCTGCAGACACGAGGTGCAGCGTGTTCCTAACCTGTCCTCTTTGCCAGCTCTTCCACTCATCCTCTGCAGGTTCCTTTTTGTGACCCATGTGGTCTTGATTTCTTGGCTCTACATCTGACTGTTCTTCCATCTCAGCCACCTGCCaacagctgctggagaaggggcCAGGAGCACAACAGGagcctggaggagcagggggcAGATGAACTGGATGCTCCTGTTCCAGGAGCAGAGATGAAGTGAAGACAGTGCCTTCAGGAGACTGCTTTATGCACACAGAGAAGCAGGCGGGGGAACTTCTTTGTGACTAATCTgaatttccccttccttcctttctttcttttctttttaatttttctttttctttttttttttttttttttgtgtgtgtgtgtgaatgtggGGGATGATTTACTGCATCCCAGTTCAGTTTTGAGTAAGGGCCTTTGAAAGTGGATGTGTTTATATCTTTCATAGCTTCAGCTGTTGATGTCTTGATATGTGATGTTTCCAACAATAGCTAAATGATGGGTGGACAGTGCTTGTCTCCACTCAGCCTTTTGTCAGTAAGAGCTCTCATCTTTCTGTTCAGCCTCAGGTGGGGTGTTTACAGGGCTGGCTCCCTCCCGCGTTAGCTGAAATCTTCTTTCTGTACAGAAGCAATAAATAGGAAGGGACGTGGGACAGGTGGACAGCACAAAgaatgggagagaaaatacGCACTTTCCATTTCTCTCCACCTTTGTCTTCCGGCTTTAAAGCCATGGGATGCTGCATGAAGCCTAAGAGGGAGAAAATGGAGAACTGCTCAGGGAAGATCCTTTTTTGCACACACTGAAACCTGCAGACCAGGGAACACACTTAGAGAGGACCTCCGGGCCATCCAGGCTTCCCTCCTGGAAGAGGGTTGCACACCCACTTTGCTTGGTCCTCTTGTGACATTGGCTTGTGACGCACGGAGCTGCTAAATGTCAGTTGTCTGCAGCAGGGACCACCTCCTGTGCTTATTTGGAGTGACAGGCTTTGCATCCTTTTTGGGGGCAGTCCAGCACTGCTCTTTCCACTGCTCTTTtagctagattttttttctgttctaaattaGCATATCGTGACTGAAGTCAGGTGCTGCCTCCTCCCGGTGAGGATCAGGCCCATTGGGAGTGCTATTGTCTGTCTGTCATTCAGGGATGAGTTGTCAGAAAGTTTCCCTTCCCCAAAACGTACTCTCTCAACCTGTCACAAGGCACATGTCCTGACAAGCATGTACCCTGCATGCAGAGGAAACAGAAGTAAtgctttttcatgtgtttttttccatctagGCAAGGATATTTCCTATGAACATACACCAAAGGAAGGGGGAGTACAGCAGCTGGGTAAGCAACCTGCCGTGAGGAGACCCCACGCTCGCCACCCTTG
The sequence above is drawn from the Falco naumanni isolate bFalNau1 chromosome 11, bFalNau1.pat, whole genome shotgun sequence genome and encodes:
- the TNFSF4 gene encoding tumor necrosis factor ligand superfamily member 4, whose protein sequence is MEEQSDVEPRNQDHMGHKKEPAEDEWKSWQRGQVRNTLHLVSAAAQWILLLACLIYLGIDSLQTSTPQSDIVQWTHIRYTGKSVKGVAMNLTAELGSIQIRNGSIMITCDGLYLVSLKGYIFFSDLEEEDLLKLTLQKTGKATSLALWEQPFQDRDTPVNLTTVLYLFDEDNITLLTNSDATIKDLSFSFLLLTPFTCPL